The Candidatus Cloacimonadota bacterium genome has a segment encoding these proteins:
- a CDS encoding tryptophan-rich sensory protein, protein MENILKKMDWKILLACLLLCLAAGMISSFVSGDSIGIYSTLVLPPVYPPGYLFPIVWTILYILMAVSLYMIIKTVGKQDLKPYVVFGVQLSLNIVWSPVFFVLADYLLAFIILVAIWLSVLAMIIVFWMHDRRAGMLQIPYLLWVTFAGYLSYSVYVLNPV, encoded by the coding sequence TTGGAGAACATACTGAAGAAGATGGATTGGAAGATACTGCTGGCGTGCCTGCTGCTGTGTCTTGCGGCCGGAATGATATCGAGCTTCGTGTCGGGAGACAGCATAGGCATATACAGCACTCTGGTGCTACCCCCGGTGTATCCTCCCGGATATCTGTTCCCGATAGTCTGGACGATACTGTACATACTCATGGCCGTGTCCCTGTACATGATCATAAAGACGGTCGGTAAGCAGGACCTCAAGCCGTACGTGGTGTTCGGGGTGCAGCTCTCCCTGAACATCGTGTGGTCCCCGGTATTCTTCGTCCTCGCGGACTACCTGCTGGCCTTCATAATCCTGGTGGCCATATGGCTGTCCGTCCTGGCGATGATAATCGTGTTCTGGATGCACGACCGCCGCGCGGGTATGCTGCAGATACCGTATCTGCTGTGGGTGACCTTCGCGGGATACCTGAGCTACAGCGTCTACGTGCTAAACCCCGTCTGA